In Nakamurella flava, a single genomic region encodes these proteins:
- a CDS encoding low molecular weight phosphatase family protein — protein MGTFGVLVICTANHCRSPMAEYQLQAAVDARLGPGAWVVSSAGTRADDGRPVHPLTEQVLGERGLSAAGMTARRLTPAVIRSADLVLTAERSHRAAVVSALPAALGRSFTLRQFARLVDHVEPLAGDDPAELGRTLVEQAKLARGLGPMAGPEDDDLPDPIGRPLSAYQTCAATLDDVIARIVRPLPELAAP, from the coding sequence GTGGGGACTTTCGGGGTGCTCGTCATCTGTACGGCCAATCACTGTCGCTCGCCGATGGCCGAGTACCAGTTGCAGGCGGCGGTCGACGCACGGCTGGGGCCGGGCGCGTGGGTGGTGAGCTCGGCCGGCACCCGCGCCGACGACGGCCGTCCGGTGCACCCGCTCACCGAGCAGGTCCTCGGCGAACGCGGCCTCTCGGCCGCCGGGATGACCGCTCGTCGGCTGACGCCCGCGGTGATCCGCTCGGCCGACCTGGTGCTGACCGCGGAACGCTCGCACCGGGCCGCGGTGGTCAGCGCCCTGCCCGCCGCGCTGGGGCGGTCCTTCACCCTGCGCCAGTTCGCCCGACTGGTCGATCACGTCGAGCCGCTGGCCGGCGACGATCCGGCGGAGCTGGGCCGGACACTTGTCGAGCAGGCCAAGCTCGCCCGCGGACTCGGTCCGATGGCCGGCCCGGAGGACGACGATCTTCCGGATCCCATCGGTCGTCCGCTGTCCGCCTATCAGACGTGCGCGGCGACGCTGGACGACGTCATCGCCCGCATCGTCCGGCCGTTGCCGGAGCTGGCCGCGCCCTGA
- a CDS encoding Fpg/Nei family DNA glycosylase has protein sequence MPELPEVTALAAFLVDHAVGRVIEAVTVSSLNVMTTYDPPPSALVGRVVVGAGRHGKFLDVVTAPGVGGPAPASDPSLTDAATGAQDWHLVVHLARAGWLRWSDAISPTPPKMGGPIALRVRLTGGVGFDITEAGTRKSVAAAIVTDPQAVPGIARLGPDALSLDRDGLAAVLAGRSGRIKTVITDQTVLAGVGNAYSDEILHTARLSPFATAASLGDAELDRLFAALQRVLHDAVNRSVGGEAARLKGEKRTGLRVHARTGLPCPVCGDQVAEVSFTDRSFQYCPTCQTQGRRLADRRRSRLDK, from the coding sequence ATGCCCGAGTTGCCCGAGGTGACTGCCCTCGCCGCATTCCTGGTCGACCACGCCGTGGGGCGCGTCATCGAGGCCGTCACGGTGAGCTCGCTGAACGTCATGACGACCTACGACCCACCACCGTCCGCCCTGGTCGGACGGGTGGTGGTCGGAGCGGGCCGGCACGGCAAGTTCCTCGACGTGGTGACTGCGCCGGGAGTCGGTGGCCCGGCCCCCGCGTCGGACCCCTCGCTGACCGACGCGGCCACGGGAGCGCAGGACTGGCACCTCGTCGTGCACCTCGCTCGGGCGGGCTGGCTCCGGTGGTCCGACGCGATCTCGCCGACCCCACCCAAGATGGGCGGACCCATCGCCCTGCGGGTTCGCCTGACCGGCGGAGTGGGCTTCGACATCACCGAAGCCGGGACCCGCAAGTCGGTGGCGGCGGCCATCGTGACCGATCCGCAGGCGGTGCCGGGCATCGCCCGTCTGGGGCCGGACGCGCTGTCCCTGGACCGCGACGGGCTGGCCGCCGTTCTCGCGGGGCGTTCGGGGCGCATCAAGACGGTGATCACCGATCAGACCGTGCTCGCCGGGGTCGGCAACGCCTACTCCGACGAGATCCTGCACACCGCCCGGCTGTCGCCCTTCGCGACCGCGGCGTCGTTGGGGGACGCCGAACTCGACCGGCTGTTCGCCGCCCTGCAGCGCGTGCTGCACGACGCGGTGAACCGCTCGGTCGGTGGCGAGGCCGCCCGGTTGAAAGGCGAGAAACGTACCGGGCTGCGGGTGCACGCGCGGACCGGGCTGCCCTGCCCGGTCTGCGGCGACCAGGTGGCGGAGGTGTCGTTCACCGACCGGTCGTTCCAGTACTGCCCGACCTGTCAGACCCAGGGGCGGCGGCTGGCCGACCGACGGCGGTCCCGACTGGACAAGTGA
- a CDS encoding DUF5926 family protein, whose protein sequence is MSKKNARRAQAGSGTATLEAPADNPRRPCSCGSGRRYKACHGSADAADLIVPRPFAGLQAETELIALREFVPSATTELTLRDGVVQTPDQAEAAEADAQSRRVLLTTVLPGAAAALTRADGTVLLGMQVQTHSGDLSRDVVAALEWALTAGPSQVLSVVGRATEGPRLQDVLVDGPLEVTVHDDFSWWLEQPAEPGSEVAASLERANQAILPTKRVADRPGAYWVDAGDRAHLRWVRPEDEAPLMAALARLAAADELGLGEGSRYVGSFRAHGRLVPVWDLDRDAHPSEWDAPALAFEERLQRALASDEPLTDAERRARDGILGRQFTLR, encoded by the coding sequence GTGAGCAAGAAGAACGCCCGTCGGGCCCAGGCGGGAAGCGGCACCGCGACCCTCGAAGCGCCGGCCGACAACCCGCGCCGTCCCTGTTCCTGCGGTTCCGGGCGGCGGTACAAGGCCTGCCATGGCTCCGCCGACGCCGCGGATCTCATCGTGCCGCGCCCGTTCGCCGGGTTGCAGGCCGAGACCGAACTGATCGCGCTGCGCGAGTTCGTGCCCTCGGCGACCACCGAGCTGACCCTGCGCGACGGCGTCGTCCAGACCCCGGACCAGGCCGAGGCCGCCGAAGCGGACGCTCAGTCCCGCCGGGTGCTGTTGACCACCGTGCTCCCGGGGGCGGCCGCCGCGCTGACCCGGGCCGACGGTACGGTGCTGCTCGGCATGCAGGTGCAGACCCATTCCGGCGACCTCTCCCGCGACGTGGTCGCCGCTCTCGAGTGGGCGCTGACTGCGGGTCCGTCGCAGGTGCTGTCCGTCGTCGGACGGGCCACCGAAGGTCCGCGACTGCAGGACGTGCTGGTCGACGGCCCGCTGGAGGTCACCGTCCACGACGACTTCAGCTGGTGGCTGGAGCAGCCGGCCGAGCCGGGCAGCGAGGTGGCCGCGTCGCTCGAGCGCGCCAACCAGGCCATCCTGCCGACGAAGCGGGTCGCTGACCGTCCGGGCGCCTACTGGGTGGACGCGGGCGACCGCGCGCACCTGCGGTGGGTGCGGCCGGAGGACGAGGCGCCGCTGATGGCCGCGTTGGCGCGGCTGGCGGCGGCCGACGAACTGGGCCTGGGTGAGGGGTCGCGCTACGTCGGCTCCTTCCGGGCGCACGGTCGCCTGGTGCCGGTGTGGGACCTCGACCGGGACGCGCATCCGTCGGAGTGGGACGCCCCGGCGCTGGCCTTCGAGGAACGGCTGCAGCGTGCGCTCGCCTCCGACGAGCCGCTGACCGACGCCGAACGGCGGGCCCGCGACGGCATCCTGGGCCGCCAGTTCACCCTGCGCTGA
- a CDS encoding DUF4328 domain-containing protein produces the protein MTAAGGPVRRCLRCGTFLPPPPVDGRGPAAWAQVSCPRCGRPPDGRRWVAHPPGQPAVPGETGPPTEPLPRVVAGPSAPEPAAPRVAATGHPRWGLPMVVWTEKADGGRPATAPRPLLGWAAGLLLAVAGLALFSAGAEIWRFVLLLQGRTAVLPAGVVRTSDVLVATAGLFTPAVTVAAFIVCVLALLRTSRWAADQAGVQPPRTTTALLLRLLVPGWNAYGAGQVLMETHALLLRPPALPGPIDPVDRSARVRRRGRRLILAWWAAWVINIGLVVATIARGWGGSLQAIADTVELHIAVDLVAAVGAVLGAVVLRRFAQLADVQPTPSPRWQVQRPPPTRGGAGPRTGDPRSPSSRAESGRSGTPEGDPDDDQGATERSATVSA, from the coding sequence GTGACCGCCGCCGGCGGTCCGGTGCGCCGCTGTCTCCGGTGCGGGACGTTCCTCCCGCCGCCTCCGGTCGACGGGCGGGGACCGGCCGCCTGGGCCCAGGTCAGCTGCCCGCGGTGCGGTCGCCCTCCGGACGGCCGCCGCTGGGTCGCGCACCCGCCGGGACAGCCCGCCGTCCCCGGTGAGACCGGTCCACCCACCGAACCGCTGCCCCGGGTCGTCGCCGGGCCGAGCGCTCCCGAGCCTGCCGCCCCGCGGGTCGCCGCCACCGGTCATCCGCGCTGGGGGCTGCCGATGGTCGTCTGGACGGAGAAGGCGGACGGTGGGCGGCCGGCCACCGCTCCGCGGCCGCTACTCGGCTGGGCGGCCGGACTGCTCCTGGCCGTCGCCGGGCTGGCGCTGTTCTCCGCGGGCGCCGAGATCTGGCGTTTCGTTCTGCTGTTGCAGGGTCGGACCGCGGTGCTGCCGGCCGGCGTCGTCCGCACCAGTGACGTGCTGGTGGCCACGGCGGGCCTGTTCACCCCGGCCGTCACCGTGGCCGCCTTCATCGTCTGTGTCCTCGCCCTGCTCCGCACCAGTCGCTGGGCGGCAGACCAGGCCGGTGTCCAGCCGCCGCGGACGACGACCGCACTGCTGCTGCGGCTGCTGGTCCCGGGCTGGAACGCTTATGGCGCCGGGCAGGTCCTGATGGAGACGCATGCTCTGCTGCTGAGGCCACCGGCGCTCCCGGGACCCATCGACCCGGTGGATCGGTCGGCCCGGGTGCGCCGCCGCGGTCGCCGCCTGATCCTGGCCTGGTGGGCGGCCTGGGTGATCAACATCGGTCTGGTGGTGGCCACCATCGCCCGTGGCTGGGGCGGAAGCCTGCAGGCGATCGCTGACACCGTCGAACTCCACATCGCGGTCGACCTCGTCGCCGCCGTCGGCGCCGTCCTCGGGGCTGTGGTGCTGCGACGGTTCGCGCAGCTCGCCGACGTGCAGCCGACGCCGTCCCCGCGCTGGCAGGTGCAGCGGCCACCGCCGACCCGGGGTGGCGCCGGACCGCGCACCGGCGATCCGCGATCCCCGTCCAGCCGCGCGGAGTCGGGCCGGTCGGGGACGCCGGAGGGGGATCCCGACGACGACCAGGGCGCCACCGAGCGGTCGGCTACCGTGTCCGCGTGA
- a CDS encoding EsaB/YukD family protein encodes MNQQMIDRAVTVAGGDRTADLVVPSAVPVADLLPALARAVGVPPGQLGWELVPVGSSAVPAASTLAGAGVADGAVLLVRPAEVHRDPPAVRSVRDRLPDDGPPIGGQRSDSAGLVMTTLLVLPAVLAVGWVLTDPTVVTSPSLALLISAVVLALLAGWTAARAPVRTSEGKARGWPSVAAAAGLGWSATAGCALVGAVAPTAPGVVLGAGGAAATAAASLVGGLWTIARTRANADELYTGTSAGWAPLAAGMAGVGALLLVVVGAMVIGAEVALRGVAVLAVVLIGWLPAVVVAATGLLRVDGRAGVDGVPADVAGRSTERAAAVLIGALTGVVAVAVAALAARLPDSGPSDVLTAGALAVVLATRGRTLGARRAAIPMAGSAAMTVTALALASAHSPADRLAVAVVGVAVGFGAFRVIADRVGPLSPAMGATRRRLTGAAERVLVCLVIPVASGALQWSVVPWLGQWWPGAS; translated from the coding sequence ATGAACCAGCAGATGATCGACCGCGCGGTGACGGTGGCAGGTGGTGACCGCACGGCAGATCTGGTCGTGCCGTCCGCTGTGCCGGTGGCCGATCTCCTGCCGGCGCTGGCCCGGGCGGTGGGCGTACCCCCAGGGCAGCTCGGCTGGGAACTCGTCCCCGTCGGGTCGTCAGCGGTACCGGCCGCGTCCACTCTCGCCGGTGCCGGTGTCGCCGACGGGGCCGTGCTGCTTGTGCGACCGGCCGAGGTGCACCGGGACCCGCCGGCCGTCCGCAGTGTGCGGGACCGGCTGCCGGACGACGGGCCCCCGATCGGAGGTCAGCGGTCGGACTCCGCCGGGTTGGTGATGACCACGTTGCTCGTGCTGCCGGCCGTCCTGGCCGTCGGGTGGGTGCTGACCGATCCGACGGTGGTGACGTCCCCGTCGCTCGCGCTGTTGATCTCGGCGGTCGTCCTCGCGCTGCTGGCCGGTTGGACCGCTGCCCGGGCCCCCGTGCGGACGTCCGAGGGGAAGGCCCGGGGCTGGCCGTCGGTGGCCGCGGCCGCCGGCCTGGGCTGGTCGGCGACCGCCGGCTGCGCCCTCGTCGGGGCGGTGGCCCCGACGGCGCCGGGCGTGGTCCTGGGCGCCGGTGGGGCCGCTGCCACGGCGGCCGCCTCGTTGGTCGGCGGGTTGTGGACGATTGCTCGGACCCGCGCGAACGCCGACGAGCTGTACACCGGCACGTCCGCCGGGTGGGCGCCGCTGGCGGCCGGGATGGCGGGGGTCGGTGCGCTCCTGCTGGTGGTGGTCGGAGCGATGGTCATCGGTGCGGAGGTCGCGCTGAGGGGGGTGGCGGTGCTCGCGGTCGTGTTGATCGGGTGGCTGCCCGCCGTGGTGGTGGCCGCGACCGGTCTGCTGCGGGTCGACGGCCGGGCCGGGGTCGACGGCGTGCCGGCGGACGTGGCCGGCCGGTCGACCGAGCGGGCCGCCGCCGTCTTGATCGGTGCCCTGACCGGGGTGGTCGCGGTAGCGGTGGCGGCGTTGGCCGCGCGCCTGCCCGACAGCGGTCCGTCCGATGTCCTGACCGCCGGGGCGTTGGCGGTGGTGCTCGCGACGCGGGGACGCACGCTCGGTGCCCGGCGAGCCGCCATCCCGATGGCCGGATCGGCGGCGATGACGGTCACCGCGCTGGCCCTGGCGTCAGCGCACTCCCCGGCGGATCGGCTGGCGGTTGCCGTCGTCGGGGTCGCCGTCGGTTTCGGGGCCTTCCGCGTGATCGCCGACCGCGTCGGTCCCCTGTCGCCGGCGATGGGGGCCACGCGTCGCCGGCTGACGGGCGCCGCGGAACGGGTGCTGGTGTGCCTGGTGATTCCGGTCGCGTCGGGTGCTCTGCAGTGGAGCGTCGTCCCCTGGCTGGGCCAGTGGTGGCCGGGTGCGAGTTGA
- a CDS encoding rhodanese-like domain-containing protein, producing MSDALPEVDIDQVPADAVLLDVRENDEWQAGHAPGAVHVPMTELADRLDDVPEGDPVYVICRSGGRSARVTAYLNGNGWDAVNVRGGMGSWAAAGRPMVGDGDGDPIVL from the coding sequence GTGAGCGACGCACTCCCCGAGGTGGACATCGACCAGGTTCCCGCCGACGCCGTCCTGCTGGACGTCCGCGAGAACGACGAATGGCAGGCCGGGCATGCCCCGGGCGCGGTCCACGTGCCGATGACGGAGTTGGCCGACCGGCTCGACGACGTTCCCGAGGGCGACCCGGTGTACGTGATCTGCCGGTCCGGCGGCCGGTCGGCCCGGGTGACCGCCTACCTCAACGGCAATGGGTGGGACGCCGTGAACGTGCGCGGCGGCATGGGCTCCTGGGCCGCGGCTGGCCGGCCGATGGTCGGCGACGGTGACGGGGACCCGATTGTTCTCTGA
- a CDS encoding sugar transferase, with product MRHRQRVIAVDCAVIIVAALLGSAPAISRLPWVSGGGDGTGTGGATGYPEAAPWALGIAAGWMILLHLSDLWCVTALRSGRATTSPIVRRAGVVFLGVGLVGFLFAAEHFRAFLLVSIPLGVAGLLIARAAAARSVRSMRASGALPSLVLVAGSDSDMGRRLMTWIPDIWGVVTTIRVEDTSTDETRALTEWVRTAGADLLVLAEPERYSTSQIAGLAWTGLGVGTDLMVPAPSIGGLMVDPPSAAVRLVGGFSAGRGVPDLGLIAVDPRPPRWERAARLVIDRLLAAAGTLLLLPVLLVAVVVSAVAQGPPVFIENERVGRDGLVFRIWSFRCVASTHGGSPDDHREASSTATRLTPVGRVLRRSGLENVPGLLNVLAGDLALIGPRPVLPAVGVGAAGPPWLRPGWTGRWREPTGEDSQTDGAHLGPDLRVLGRIIVRRLSSVGKA from the coding sequence ATGAGGCATCGGCAGCGGGTGATCGCCGTCGATTGCGCCGTCATCATCGTCGCCGCCCTCCTCGGCAGCGCTCCGGCGATCAGCCGGTTGCCCTGGGTGTCCGGCGGAGGCGACGGCACCGGGACCGGTGGGGCGACCGGCTATCCGGAGGCAGCCCCCTGGGCTCTCGGAATCGCCGCGGGTTGGATGATCCTGCTCCATCTCAGCGATCTCTGGTGTGTGACCGCTCTGCGGTCCGGTCGGGCCACCACCAGCCCGATCGTCCGTCGGGCCGGCGTGGTGTTCCTCGGAGTGGGACTGGTCGGCTTCCTCTTCGCGGCCGAGCACTTCCGGGCCTTCCTCCTGGTGTCGATCCCGCTCGGTGTGGCCGGGTTGCTCATCGCTCGGGCTGCGGCCGCCCGGTCGGTCCGGTCGATGAGGGCTTCCGGTGCGCTGCCGAGTCTGGTCCTCGTCGCCGGTTCCGACTCGGACATGGGACGGCGGCTGATGACGTGGATCCCGGACATCTGGGGCGTCGTGACGACGATCCGCGTCGAGGACACGTCGACCGACGAGACGCGGGCCCTGACCGAATGGGTACGCACCGCGGGAGCGGATCTGCTGGTCCTGGCGGAACCCGAGAGATACAGCACGAGCCAAATCGCCGGACTCGCGTGGACGGGGCTCGGCGTCGGCACCGATCTCATGGTTCCGGCCCCCTCCATTGGTGGACTGATGGTCGACCCGCCGTCGGCCGCGGTGCGCCTGGTCGGCGGATTCAGCGCCGGCCGTGGCGTTCCCGATCTGGGTCTGATCGCGGTGGATCCACGCCCGCCGCGGTGGGAACGTGCTGCTCGCCTCGTCATCGACCGTCTGCTGGCCGCCGCCGGGACGCTTCTGCTGTTGCCCGTGCTGCTCGTGGCCGTCGTCGTCTCCGCGGTAGCCCAGGGGCCGCCCGTCTTCATCGAGAACGAACGGGTCGGCCGAGACGGCCTGGTGTTCCGCATCTGGTCGTTCCGCTGCGTGGCCAGCACTCACGGAGGTTCCCCCGACGACCATCGGGAGGCCTCGTCGACCGCGACCCGCCTGACCCCCGTCGGGCGGGTGTTGCGTCGATCGGGACTAGAGAACGTCCCGGGCCTGCTGAACGTGCTCGCCGGGGACCTGGCGCTGATCGGCCCGCGGCCGGTGCTGCCCGCGGTCGGGGTCGGCGCGGCCGGCCCACCTTGGCTCCGGCCCGGATGGACGGGCCGGTGGCGCGAGCCGACAGGAGAGGACAGCCAGACCGACGGCGCCCATCTCGGCCCGGACCTGCGGGTGCTGGGGCGCATCATCGTCCGGCGGCTGAGCAGCGTCGGCAAGGCCTGA